From Candidatus Goldiibacteriota bacterium:
GGCAAAAACAGAATGGCTTATAAAAACTTATCTGGTATCGGCAAATATGTTTTCGGCCATGCTTGGCGGATTTTTTATATTATGGGTGTTTAAAAGGGTAAAAAACATCCGGATAATCGTCCTGCTTACGGCGCTTATTATAACCGTACCGGCTGTAATTAACAGGCCTGACTACCAAAGGTACTTTGTGGGTTATGACTATTCAAAAAACCTTGAAAAAACTTTAAACCCAGGCGCTGTCCTGTTCTGCGAAGGCGATATGAATATAGGCGCCGCTGTTTATTCCACGCTGGTGGACAAAAGCGATTATGTGCCGGTTATTCCGGTGGTTTTTCAGTATAAGTGGTACAGAAAGCAGCTTAAACTGAATTATCCGGGAAGGGTAAATGTTCCGGAACCATCCGGCGATATGGCCGCGGATATAACGGCCGCGGCAAATCTTAATTCGGCAATGGGAGTGTATTACACCAATGTTTTCACGCAGCAATGGGTAAGCGGGTTAAGGCCGGAACCGCGCGGTGTTACCGAAAAAATACTTTTTGAAGATAGAAATAAAGTGATAAGCGATAATGTCATTAAAATGTATTCTTTCAGGGGGATAACGGATAAACCTTTAAAGGTTGATGAATTTACCAGAAGGCTTGTATATCAGAATTATGCCAATGCTTATTTTGCCCTTGCCGACGGTTTAAGGCAGGCGGGGTATAATCCCGCGGCAGCTTCGTTTTATGAAAACGGGCTGTTTTTCTATGAAGCTGACGGCGCGTATATTAACCTTGGGCTTGCCTATTACCAGTCGGGGAAAATGGAACAGGCGGAAACCGCCTGGCGTGACGCGATACGTTTTAACCCTTCATCATCCGTGGCGTATTCCAATATAGCTTTTATTTATATCGCTAAAAATGATAAATTAAAGGCAAGGGAATACGCGCAAAAAGCGCTGTCTATTGACCCAAAAAACGCCACAGCCGCTTCTGTCCTGCAGAATCTTAAATAGCTTTTAAAATAACCCTTATGCCCTTAAAAATACTGTATTTTAAACCCTTTAATATAGTATAATTAAATAATTTTATGGAGGTAATATAAAATCGCTGTTTCTGAAGCAAAACAAAAGCGTACGGCTCCGCCTATGGCGGTAAACCGCGCGGATAAAGAGCGCGTACTTCTGGTTAAAACTGTTGAACCGCAGCAGTTTTCAGCTATAGATTCGGATATTGAAGAGATGAAAGGCCTTATAAGCGCCGCGGACGGCGTTGTTGTTGATACCGTAACGGTAAAGCGG
This genomic window contains:
- a CDS encoding DUF2723 domain-containing protein: MMKKNLITALFFCVITVMYILCVPPSYNSDDSPETAAAYYTLGIQHPPGYPLSTLTGKIFTLLPYGNTAFKANLMAVFFNLFAGFFIFLSLRKVFGRYAADENDKNRAYLAALASSALYLFGATAWLQGIIAKGGIYSMNAFFMALCFWLLLNIEHGKKFFYAFAFVYGLSMGNHWTSMAAIAPAIMLFLFFERKKLNLKTIVTASLFFLAGASVYLFVFVRSAAPPAYAWGDTKTLKDLYWLLSRAQYSGLEQKHTISDTLNLFKYYIANYSFKELPFLTGWIFLPAVFLYFKRYKKETGFLFFAWFFLLASVISVATPPAKTEWLIKTYLVSANMFSAMLGGFFILWVFKRVKNIRIIVLLTALIITVPAVINRPDYQRYFVGYDYSKNLEKTLNPGAVLFCEGDMNIGAAVYSTLVDKSDYVPVIPVVFQYKWYRKQLKLNYPGRVNVPEPSGDMAADITAAANLNSAMGVYYTNVFTQQWVSGLRPEPRGVTEKILFEDRNKVISDNVIKMYSFRGITDKPLKVDEFTRRLVYQNYANAYFALADGLRQAGYNPAAASFYENGLFFYEADGAYINLGLAYYQSGKMEQAETAWRDAIRFNPSSSVAYSNIAFIYIAKNDKLKAREYAQKALSIDPKNATAASVLQNLK